Proteins from a single region of Starkeya sp. ORNL1:
- a CDS encoding acetoin dehydrogenase dihydrolipoyllysine-residue acetyltransferase subunit — translation MANPILVPQVGQDLTEGKVVGLFVKPGDTVKKGDVVAEVESEKASFEVEAFDSGVVLDVLYKVGDLATVLEPLMFLGQPGESLAKAELEPSHSIAEVMPAIAVTEARSDEVHRSSPLARRLAARAGLDLSRLAGTGTKGAVVKRDIDAALAARGNAPVAPVAPAPVAAVTADASRLAIKTLQNGTGDPVVFLHGFGAELAAWRPFVPHVGVGNPMLALDLPAHGALVDQPIADFDMLVDSVAAALTAAGLTRLHLVGHSLGAAVATALAASGSLNVRSLSLIAPAGLGPKINGDFIAGFLAATSEPALKSWMTILVRDPANLPGAMVRATLSGRDGTNVAANQARLAAGIFAGSTQLFSVREALARFGGPVRIIVGREDPIIPPEHSDLLPGHVALHRLPQVGHLPQLEAAALAGRLVAETVRAAG, via the coding sequence ATGGCAAATCCCATTCTGGTGCCGCAGGTCGGCCAGGACCTCACCGAAGGCAAGGTCGTTGGGCTGTTCGTCAAGCCGGGCGACACGGTGAAGAAAGGCGACGTCGTCGCCGAGGTGGAATCCGAAAAGGCGAGCTTCGAGGTCGAGGCCTTCGATTCCGGGGTGGTGCTCGACGTGCTCTACAAGGTCGGCGATCTCGCCACCGTGCTGGAGCCGCTGATGTTCCTCGGCCAGCCCGGCGAAAGCCTTGCCAAAGCCGAGCTGGAGCCGAGCCACAGCATTGCTGAAGTCATGCCAGCCATTGCGGTGACTGAGGCGCGGTCGGACGAGGTGCACCGTTCCTCGCCGCTGGCGCGGCGACTGGCGGCACGGGCCGGGCTCGACTTGTCGCGTCTTGCCGGCACCGGCACCAAAGGCGCGGTGGTGAAGCGCGACATCGATGCGGCGCTGGCGGCGCGCGGTAACGCGCCAGTTGCGCCCGTGGCGCCTGCGCCGGTTGCCGCGGTCACCGCAGACGCCAGCCGGCTCGCCATCAAGACCTTGCAGAACGGTACCGGCGATCCCGTGGTGTTCCTCCATGGCTTTGGCGCAGAACTTGCGGCTTGGCGGCCTTTCGTACCGCATGTCGGGGTCGGCAATCCGATGCTGGCGCTCGATCTGCCGGCGCACGGCGCCTTGGTGGACCAGCCGATCGCCGATTTCGACATGCTGGTGGACAGCGTCGCGGCGGCGCTGACGGCGGCAGGGCTCACACGCCTCCATCTGGTCGGTCATTCGCTCGGCGCCGCCGTGGCGACGGCGCTTGCCGCTAGCGGCAGCCTCAATGTGCGCTCGCTCAGCCTGATCGCACCGGCTGGTCTCGGACCGAAGATCAATGGCGATTTCATCGCCGGCTTCCTCGCCGCCACTAGCGAGCCGGCGCTGAAGAGCTGGATGACCATTCTGGTGCGCGATCCGGCGAACCTGCCGGGTGCCATGGTGCGCGCCACCCTCAGTGGGCGCGACGGCACCAATGTCGCCGCCAACCAGGCGCGGCTCGCCGCGGGGATTTTCGCGGGTAGTACCCAGCTGTTCTCGGTGCGCGAGGCGCTGGCGCGCTTCGGCGGACCGGTGCGCATCATTGTCGGGCGCGAGGATCCCATCATTCCGCCCGAGCATTCCGACCTGCTGCCGGGCCATGTCGCGCTCCACCGGCTGCCGCAAGTCGGCCATCTCCCGCAATTGGAGGCCGCCGCGCTCGCCGGCCGGCTGGTCGCCGAGACGGTGCGGGCCGCGGGCTGA
- a CDS encoding alpha-ketoacid dehydrogenase subunit beta has product MREIMYRDALREALDEEMARSSDVFIIGEGIAERGGSYKVTEGLLAKYGPGRVRDTPIAEAGMIGVGVGAAIAGARPVVEILYIDFAMLGMDMIVNQAAKFRLMTGGSGRVPFVMRTQGGTGGGVAAQHSQSLEALFYHIPGLKVVMPSVPADAKGLLKYALRQDDPVMFLEHKHLYMTKGLVPDGEHIVEFGKADIKRPGKDVTLIAWSNMIPRTLEAADELAKSGIEAEVIDPRTLVPLDKEAILKSVAKTNRAVIVQEAVRRGGVASDIASIIQEEAFYDLDAPIEIVAGLNIPIPFNLELEKASVPQKDDIVAAALRSLHAKPLALAAE; this is encoded by the coding sequence ATGCGCGAGATCATGTACCGTGACGCCTTGCGCGAGGCGCTCGACGAGGAGATGGCGCGCAGCAGCGACGTCTTCATTATCGGCGAGGGCATCGCCGAGCGCGGCGGCTCCTACAAGGTGACGGAAGGCCTGCTCGCCAAATACGGCCCGGGGCGGGTGCGCGACACGCCGATCGCGGAAGCCGGCATGATCGGCGTCGGTGTCGGCGCCGCCATTGCCGGAGCGCGGCCGGTGGTCGAGATCCTCTATATCGATTTTGCCATGCTCGGCATGGACATGATCGTCAACCAGGCCGCCAAGTTCCGGCTGATGACCGGCGGCTCGGGCCGCGTGCCGTTCGTGATGCGCACCCAGGGCGGCACCGGCGGCGGCGTCGCCGCGCAGCATTCGCAAAGCCTCGAAGCGCTATTTTACCACATACCCGGCCTCAAGGTGGTGATGCCCTCGGTGCCCGCCGACGCCAAGGGCCTGCTCAAATACGCGCTGCGCCAGGACGATCCGGTAATGTTCCTGGAGCACAAGCACCTCTACATGACCAAGGGGCTGGTGCCGGACGGCGAGCACATCGTCGAATTCGGCAAGGCCGACATCAAGCGGCCGGGCAAGGACGTCACCCTCATCGCCTGGTCGAACATGATCCCGCGCACGCTGGAGGCGGCGGACGAACTCGCTAAGTCCGGCATCGAGGCCGAGGTTATCGACCCGCGCACGCTGGTGCCGCTCGACAAGGAAGCGATCCTCAAATCGGTGGCCAAGACCAACCGCGCCGTCATCGTGCAGGAAGCGGTGCGCCGTGGCGGCGTTGCCTCCGACATCGCCTCGATCATCCAGGAGGAGGCGTTCTACGACCTTGACGCGCCGATCGAGATCGTCGCCGGCCTCAACATTCCGATCCCGTTCAATCTGGAGCTGGAAAAAGCCAGCGTGCCGCAGAAGGACGACATCGTCGCCGCCGCGCTGCGCAGCCTGCACGCCAAGCCGCTCGCCCTCGCTGCCGAATAG
- a CDS encoding acetoin dehydrogenase dihydrolipoyllysine-residue acetyltransferase subunit — translation MLDERIKPIVMPKWGLSMSEGKVTGWLKRPGSKVAVGEELLEVETEKIAGVVEAGDAGTLRRVLGEPDTVYPIKALLGVLADDDVPDADIDAFVAGYVAPAADDEESEEAGPSYEFVETPAGRLRYAKRGEGGETVVLIHGFGGDLDNWLFNIDALTGAGTVYALDLPGHGQSGKALKDASLKGLSAALLGFMDALGIAKAHLVGHSMGGAVALRTAIDHPDRVASLALISSAGLGPDINAGYIDGFVSSTSRRDLKPVLEQLFEDPGLVSRQLVDDVLKYKRIDGVDTALSALAAKLFPGGRQTDQLAGEAGSLPPVLIIFGAGDRVIPAAHAGALGPAAKVEVIEGAGHMVQMEKASRVNELLLGQIRR, via the coding sequence ATGCTGGATGAACGCATTAAACCCATCGTCATGCCCAAATGGGGGCTGTCGATGTCCGAGGGCAAGGTGACCGGCTGGCTGAAGCGGCCGGGCTCCAAGGTCGCGGTCGGCGAGGAATTGCTCGAGGTCGAGACCGAGAAGATCGCCGGGGTGGTCGAGGCCGGCGACGCCGGCACGCTGCGCCGCGTGCTGGGCGAGCCGGACACTGTCTATCCGATCAAGGCGCTGCTCGGCGTGCTGGCGGACGACGACGTGCCGGACGCCGACATCGACGCCTTCGTCGCGGGTTATGTGGCACCCGCTGCCGATGACGAGGAAAGCGAGGAAGCCGGCCCGAGCTATGAGTTCGTCGAGACCCCGGCCGGGCGGCTGCGCTACGCCAAACGCGGTGAGGGCGGCGAGACCGTGGTGCTGATCCACGGCTTCGGTGGCGACCTCGACAATTGGCTGTTCAATATCGATGCGCTGACCGGCGCCGGCACCGTCTATGCGCTCGATCTGCCCGGTCACGGGCAGTCGGGGAAGGCGCTCAAGGATGCCAGCCTCAAGGGGCTGTCAGCCGCGTTGCTCGGCTTCATGGACGCGCTCGGCATCGCCAAGGCGCACCTTGTCGGCCATTCGATGGGCGGCGCGGTGGCGCTGCGCACCGCCATCGACCATCCGGACCGGGTGGCCTCGCTTGCCCTGATCAGCTCGGCCGGACTCGGGCCGGATATCAATGCCGGCTACATAGACGGCTTTGTTTCCTCCACCTCCCGGCGCGACCTGAAGCCGGTGCTGGAACAGCTGTTCGAGGACCCCGGCCTCGTCAGCCGCCAGCTGGTCGATGACGTGCTGAAGTACAAGCGCATCGACGGTGTGGACACTGCCCTCTCCGCACTCGCCGCCAAGCTGTTCCCCGGCGGTCGCCAGACCGACCAGCTCGCCGGCGAGGCCGGCAGCCTGCCGCCGGTGCTCATCATCTTTGGCGCGGGCGACCGCGTCATACCGGCCGCGCATGCCGGCGCGCTCGGCCCGGCGGCTAAGGTCGAAGTGATCGAGGGCGCCGGCCATATGGTGCAGATGGAGAAGGCCAGCCGCGTCAACGAGCTGCTGCTCGGCCAGATCCGCCGCTAG
- a CDS encoding NAD(+)/NADH kinase: MAALVGIIANPVSARDIRRVVANASSLQVTDRANIVLRALAALRATGVDEVVMMPERGGIMHHVTRGIERSLALKEARFPKLSFLDMKVTGTVEDTRRAAKAMHERGVAAIIVLGGDGTHRAVVGECGAVPIAGISTGTNNAFPEHREPTITGMATGLAVSGLVPKAVAFAQNKTIHVSVDGEPPEIALVDVAIVTDRYVGARALWRTETFRELFVTFADPEVIGMAAIAGLVEPVGRDEPGGLHVALAPADVATSVVRAPIGPGLVEAIGIEAWRRMPAGVTFAPVLGAGAIALDGERELFFDAHQGVAITLHDNAFQTVNVGAVMRFAAAHGLMREGVRSLVSQP; encoded by the coding sequence ATGGCGGCGCTGGTCGGCATCATCGCCAATCCGGTGTCGGCGCGCGACATTCGCCGGGTCGTCGCCAATGCCAGCAGCCTGCAGGTCACCGACCGCGCCAACATCGTGCTGCGGGCGCTGGCGGCGCTGCGTGCGACCGGTGTCGACGAGGTGGTGATGATGCCCGAGCGCGGCGGCATCATGCACCACGTCACCCGCGGCATAGAGCGCTCGCTCGCTCTCAAGGAGGCGCGCTTCCCGAAGCTCTCCTTCCTCGACATGAAGGTCACCGGCACGGTCGAGGATACCCGCCGCGCGGCCAAGGCGATGCATGAGCGCGGTGTCGCCGCCATCATCGTGCTCGGGGGCGACGGCACACATCGCGCGGTGGTCGGCGAATGCGGCGCGGTGCCGATCGCCGGCATCTCCACCGGCACCAACAATGCCTTTCCCGAACACCGCGAGCCGACCATCACCGGCATGGCGACCGGGCTGGCCGTCTCCGGCCTTGTCCCGAAGGCCGTCGCCTTCGCGCAGAACAAGACCATCCATGTCAGCGTCGACGGCGAGCCGCCGGAGATCGCGCTGGTCGATGTCGCCATCGTCACCGACCGTTATGTCGGGGCGCGGGCGCTGTGGCGCACCGAGACCTTCCGCGAATTGTTCGTCACCTTCGCCGATCCCGAGGTGATCGGCATGGCCGCCATTGCCGGCCTAGTCGAGCCGGTCGGCCGCGACGAGCCGGGTGGGCTGCATGTGGCGCTCGCGCCCGCGGACGTCGCCACATCGGTGGTGCGTGCGCCCATCGGGCCGGGGCTAGTGGAAGCCATCGGCATCGAGGCGTGGCGGCGCATGCCGGCCGGCGTCACCTTTGCGCCCGTGTTGGGTGCCGGCGCTATCGCGCTCGATGGCGAGCGCGAGCTGTTCTTCGACGCCCATCAGGGTGTCGCCATCACCTTGCACGACAACGCATTCCAGACCGTCAACGTCGGCGCCGTCATGCGCTTTGCTGCCGCCCACGGCCTGATGCGCGAGGGCGTGCGCAGCCTCGTCTCCCAACCATAA
- a CDS encoding thiamine pyrophosphate-dependent dehydrogenase E1 component subunit alpha, protein MSNNPFPLSKEELLAAYKTMRTIREFEERLHVEFAKGDIPGFVHLYAGEEACATGIMSHLTDVDRIASTHRGHGHCIAKGVDVHEMMAEIYGKATGSCRGKGGSMHIADLSKGMMGANGILGAGAPLICGAGLAAKFRGDGGVGITFFGDGASNQGTVLESMNLAAIWNLPVVFVVENNGYAEATSVDYATAVDSYVDRASGFGLPGVTVDGTDFFAVHEAAGEIIKRAREGGGPALLECKMIRFFGHFEGDAQTYKAKGENDYNRANRDCIKMFSSRVTQAGVIVDAELNMIDREVASLIDDAVASAKAAPLPTARELTTDVYVAY, encoded by the coding sequence ATGTCGAACAATCCCTTCCCATTGTCCAAGGAAGAACTGCTCGCGGCCTACAAGACCATGCGGACCATCCGCGAGTTCGAGGAGCGGCTGCATGTGGAGTTCGCCAAGGGCGACATTCCCGGCTTCGTCCATCTGTATGCCGGTGAGGAAGCCTGCGCGACCGGCATCATGAGCCACCTCACCGATGTCGACCGCATCGCCTCCACCCATCGCGGCCACGGCCATTGCATCGCCAAGGGCGTCGACGTTCACGAGATGATGGCGGAGATCTATGGCAAGGCGACCGGCTCGTGCCGCGGCAAGGGCGGCTCGATGCACATTGCCGACCTCTCCAAGGGCATGATGGGCGCCAATGGCATTCTCGGCGCCGGCGCGCCGCTGATCTGCGGCGCCGGCCTAGCTGCAAAATTCCGCGGCGATGGCGGGGTGGGCATCACCTTCTTCGGCGACGGCGCCTCCAACCAGGGCACGGTTCTGGAGAGCATGAACCTTGCCGCCATCTGGAACCTGCCGGTGGTCTTCGTGGTCGAGAATAACGGCTATGCCGAAGCCACCTCGGTCGACTACGCCACGGCAGTGGACAGCTATGTCGACCGCGCCTCGGGCTTTGGGCTGCCGGGCGTGACTGTGGACGGTACCGATTTCTTCGCGGTGCATGAAGCGGCCGGCGAGATCATCAAGCGCGCCCGGGAAGGCGGCGGACCGGCGCTGCTGGAATGCAAGATGATCCGCTTTTTCGGCCATTTCGAGGGTGATGCCCAGACCTACAAGGCCAAGGGCGAGAACGACTACAACCGCGCCAATCGCGACTGCATCAAGATGTTCTCGAGCCGGGTGACGCAGGCCGGCGTGATCGTCGACGCCGAGCTCAACATGATCGACCGCGAGGTGGCGTCTTTGATCGACGATGCGGTGGCCTCCGCCAAGGCGGCACCGCTGCCGACGGCGCGCGAGCTCACCACCGACGTCTATGTCGCCTACTGA
- a CDS encoding alpha-ketoacid dehydrogenase subunit beta, whose translation MARKISMKQAINEALDLEMRRDPTVIVMGEDIVGGSGAPGEMDAWGGVQGVTKGLYGKHGNRVMDTPLSESAYIGAAIGAAACGMRPVAELMFLDFMGVCFDQILNQAAKFKYMFGGKAKTPVVIRAMVGAGYRAAAQHSQMLTPLFTHVPGLKVVCPSNAYDAKGLLIQSIRDDDPVIFCEHKNLYGLLEDVPEEAYAIPFGEANVVREGKDVTIVAYGLMVHKALEAASKLAANRIEAEVIDLRTLSPIDWDTIIESVEKTGRLVVVDEAHPRCSIAGDVLAFVAQEAFGALKAAPQMVTAPHAPVPFSPALEDLYIPSADVIAAAVAKTNARALAA comes from the coding sequence ATGGCCCGCAAGATCAGCATGAAGCAGGCGATCAATGAGGCGCTGGACCTCGAGATGCGCCGCGATCCCACCGTCATCGTCATGGGCGAGGACATCGTCGGCGGCTCCGGCGCGCCCGGCGAGATGGACGCCTGGGGCGGCGTGCAGGGCGTCACCAAGGGGCTCTACGGCAAGCACGGCAACCGCGTGATGGATACGCCGCTGTCGGAGAGCGCCTATATCGGCGCCGCCATCGGCGCGGCGGCCTGCGGCATGCGCCCGGTGGCGGAACTGATGTTCCTCGACTTCATGGGCGTGTGCTTCGACCAGATCCTGAACCAGGCGGCGAAGTTCAAATACATGTTCGGCGGCAAGGCCAAGACGCCGGTGGTGATCCGCGCCATGGTCGGCGCCGGCTATCGCGCCGCCGCCCAGCACTCGCAGATGCTGACCCCGCTCTTTACCCATGTGCCGGGATTGAAGGTGGTGTGCCCGTCCAACGCCTATGACGCCAAGGGCCTGCTGATCCAGTCGATCCGCGACGATGATCCGGTGATCTTCTGCGAGCACAAGAACCTCTATGGGCTGCTGGAAGATGTGCCGGAGGAGGCCTATGCCATCCCGTTCGGCGAGGCGAACGTGGTGCGCGAGGGCAAGGACGTCACCATCGTCGCCTATGGGCTGATGGTGCACAAGGCGCTGGAGGCGGCATCCAAGCTCGCCGCCAACCGCATCGAGGCCGAGGTGATCGATTTGCGCACGCTCTCCCCGATCGATTGGGACACCATCATCGAGAGCGTGGAGAAGACCGGCCGGCTGGTGGTGGTCGACGAGGCGCATCCGCGCTGCTCGATCGCCGGCGACGTGCTGGCCTTCGTGGCGCAGGAGGCGTTCGGCGCACTGAAGGCGGCGCCGCAAATGGTCACCGCGCCGCATGCGCCGGTGCCGTTCTCGCCGGCGCTGGAGGACCTCTACATCCCCTCCGCCGACGTCATTGCCGCCGCGGTCGCCAAGACCAACGCCCGCGCCCTCGCGGCATGA